A single region of the Leptodactylus fuscus isolate aLepFus1 chromosome 5, aLepFus1.hap2, whole genome shotgun sequence genome encodes:
- the LOC142204445 gene encoding olfactory receptor 5AR1-like, whose translation MLRNTSNTVEFFIVGFSDAPDLQIELFLFFLLVYLLTIMGNLILILLISSSPPLKTPMYFFLCNLSSLDIVYTTVTSPKLIHIFATNNGRITYGGCITQLFFFVAFWNTEYFLLTVMSYDRYVAICRPLHYTMIMNWRLCTIAAVGTWIGGMVGAISPTTVTAMATYNSSSKINHFFCDIKVLEKVAIGDTTSIRSVILVQGTLLVMTAFMLTLVSYIFIISTILKIRSRTGKYKAFSTCASHLTVVTCFYILIFDLYFRPKSSVSMSQGKTLTVLFVYIIPLLNPVIYSFRNKDVKRALKKVIQELIKSYRKRLEAKGGSTKY comes from the exons ATGTTACGGAACACAAGCAATACAGTTGAGTTTTTTATCGTTGGGTTCTCCGATGCCCCAGATTTACAAATTGAACTCTTTCTGTTTTTTCTATTAGTCTATTTACTGACTATCATGGGGAACCTGATCCTTATTCTTCTGATATCTTCGAGCCCACCACTAAAAACACCAATGTACTTCTTCTTGTGTAACCTCTCCTCCTTAGACATTGTCTACACCACCGTCACCTCTCCCAAGTTGATCCACATATTTGCCACCAACAATGGGAGGATTACTTATGGAGGGTGTATCACACAGCTCTTCTTTTTTGTCGCTTTTTGGAATACTGAATATTTCCTGTTGACTGTGATGTCTTATGACCGATACGTGGCCATCTGTAGACCGCTACATTACACGATGATTATGAACTGGAGGCTGTGTACCATCGCTGCCGTAGGAACTTGGATAGGTGGCATGGTGGGCGCAATCTCCCCAACCACTGTCACCGCTATGGCAACTTATAATTCATCTAGCAAAATTAATCATTTCTTTTGTGATATCAAGGTCTTAGAAAAAGTTGCGATCGGCGATACGACAAGTATACGGAGTGTGATTCTGGTCCAAGGTACTCTACTGGTAATGACCGCGTTCATGCTCACCCTAGTCTCGTATATCTTCATCATTTCTACCATTTTGAAGATTCGGTCAAGAACAGGCAAATACAAGGCCTTCTCCACCTGTGCCTCTCACCTAACAGTGGTCACTTGTTTCTACATCTTAATATTTGACTTGTATTTTCGACCCAAATCATCCGTATCAATGAGCCAGGGCAAAACGCTAACAGTCCTGTTCGTTTACATCATTCCGTTGTTGAACCCAGTGATATACAGTTTTAGGAATAAAGATGTGAAGCGGGCTTTGAAAAAAGT gatccaggaactgattaaaagctacaggaagcgactagaggcaaaaggaggatctactaaatattaa